In the genome of Gloeocapsa sp. DLM2.Bin57, the window ATTTTAGCTTACAATCAGCTTTAATTCGCCAACAAGATCATCGTCTTTTACCAGCTTTAGCTTTTGAGGGAGAATTTGCTTACGGTAACAAAGATCCTAGAGAAATCCTACAGATAATCAATAATTGGTCAGAAGATTGGTTAACTTTTAAAGAGATAATTAATCAAGGTTTTTTAGGGTAAAATAGGGCTAAAGGGTTCTTGTGAATCCAGGGGAAGAGTAGCTAAAGCGACGCGATCGCCCCCAAAAGTACGTAATAAATCTAATAACTCTACCACTTCATTGTAACGAGTTTCTCTAGAAGCGTGTAGCACTACCAAACCCCGAGGATTAATCAAATAATAATTTCGCAAAGTTTGAATTAACTGCTCATTAGTTACCATTTGTTGTTCTATATAAACCTGACCATTTTGATCTAAACTAACTACTAACATCTCATTAACTTGAGGTTGTCCTGTACTAGCGCTAGGTAAATCCAGATTAATCGCTTGTTGTCGGGAAAAAGTAACCGCAGCCAGGATAAAAAAGGTTAAAATACAGAAAATAACATCAATTAATGGTAAAATTTCTAAGCGTACCTCTTCTTGGCTAGATTGATCTTGCCATAATTTCAGAGGACGAGCTAAAAGAGTTGATTTTGGGGGGATTTTTTGACTCATAACCTTAAAATTTCCCCCCTCCAACAGGAGAGGGAAGAGAAAAACTTAAACAGTAGCTAATTCAGGACGTTTGCTATTACGAAT includes:
- a CDS encoding biopolymer transporter ExbD, which encodes MSQKIPPKSTLLARPLKLWQDQSSQEEVRLEILPLIDVIFCILTFFILAAVTFSRQQAINLDLPSASTGQPQVNEMLVVSLDQNGQVYIEQQMVTNEQLIQTLRNYYLINPRGLVVLHASRETRYNEVVELLDLLRTFGGDRVALATLPLDSQEPFSPILP